One Porphyromonas pogonae genomic region harbors:
- the cas2 gene encoding CRISPR-associated endonuclease Cas2 — protein sequence MYCILVYDIGEKRVGKMLKLCRQYLNWIQNSVFEGAISQVKLKELISKAKNIMEEDTDSIIIFTSRDEKWLDKQVIGQEKNDLDNFL from the coding sequence ATGTACTGTATATTAGTTTATGATATTGGAGAAAAAAGAGTAGGCAAAATGCTTAAACTATGCCGACAGTACCTCAACTGGATTCAAAACAGTGTATTTGAAGGAGCTATAAGCCAAGTAAAACTAAAAGAATTGATTTCAAAAGCTAAGAATATTATGGAGGAAGATACCGACAGTATTATTATCTTCACTTCCAGAGATGAGAAATGGCTTGATAAGCAGGTCATAGGACAAGAGAAGAATGACCTCGATAACTTTTTATAA